The following coding sequences lie in one Rutidosis leptorrhynchoides isolate AG116_Rl617_1_P2 chromosome 4, CSIRO_AGI_Rlap_v1, whole genome shotgun sequence genomic window:
- the LOC139841864 gene encoding uncharacterized protein — MAKRGSMPPRYAITGVSLLPRVQDRGLRLGDPLSPFLFMTDAEGLIKGAEIRADSIMISQLQYVDATIFWSGTENMSETLIKQLKNFEYIISGLKVNSNQSCVYGIGGTNTELDEMAS; from the exons ATGGCGAAACGCGGCTCAATGCCGCCGCGATACGCCATTACCGGTGTTTCTTTGCTGCCACGCGTGCAAG ATAGAGGTTTGAGGCTAGGTGATCCGCTTTCTCCTTTTCTTTTTATGACTGATGCGGAGGGTCTCATTAAAGGTGCTGAGATAAGGGCTGATAGTATTATGATTTCCCAATTACAGTATGTGGATGCCACGATTTTTTGGAGTGGAACAGAAAATATGTCTGAAACACTTATCAAACAGCTTAAAAACTTTGAATACATTATCTCTGGGCTAAAAGTAAATTCAAACCAAAGTTGTGTATACGGGATTGGTGGGACTAATACGGAGCTTGACGAGATGGCATCATGA